Genomic DNA from Brassica rapa cultivar Chiifu-401-42 chromosome A04, CAAS_Brap_v3.01, whole genome shotgun sequence:
TTTGCAAATAAGTAGTTAAcatgtatttattttgtttaatattaaaCATGTATTGTAAGCAATAATAGTTAATAACaaggtaaaatatataaaacaaatcattatatattaatatattgttGTTACTAAGTTATTGTATGCTTGACCGTGTGACTATGGTTCCATATTAGTTCCTGCTGCTACTGTATGTTGTGTACCGAGTGCTGTTCCGTCCTTTTTCAGTGTGGGTGAGATCGAACCTAGATAACAGAGTTGACTCGGTCGGTTATGCTCAAATATAATATACAATTTTGATTAGGTATTTGCTTTCGACTCGTTAGGTCAAATTTGATAGAAGTTGTTAAAAGAATAGCTCAAAAAGGAAGAATGAATGAGCGGAAGAGAAGAAACAAATAAAGAGAATAGGATTATAGAAGTACAAACAAATTATTGAAAGTTGAATAGTATCCTCATCAGTGTCTACCTAGTTTCTTGattattgtgtttttttttcgtgGGCATGGAGAATTCTGAAATTATAATCTGTACTGTGcgcgttttttttttcataatgaattacacaaacaaacacacaattaaTGTGTCTATTTGCGAGTCTCCAAATATACTATTGTAGGCAATGATGAGGAGATTATGCTTCTGTCTACCAAAGGCTAATAAAACTAAGATAAATAAGTTCTAAGTTTATCATccacaacacacacacacacatacacacacacacacacaaaacaaacgGCTGATAAAGAAGGTTGCATATTATTATCACAGGATTGATAAACACCCGAAGAGCTTCTTAGTTTCTTGAGAGAGAAATTTATTACATCAACATCCTCTCCTTCTCAAAGGAGCCCTTCTCCTCTCCATCCTGATCATGGCCGTGGTGATCTCCTTATTACGAGGCCTTGAAAGCCTGCTCCCTCCTCGCCTTGATGACCCTCTCCCTCCTCGCCTTGACCCTCCACTCAGTCATATAATCATCGCGCTTCTTATTGATCTCGCGGGCGAACTCAAGAAAAGGAGCTGCATATATAAACAATAAAGGCGAATTAATGAGAAGATTAAGTAACCTTAGAAAATAAAGAATCAAGAAAAACATTTGATGTACCTGGGATAGAATAGCCAACCGTAGGTTCATCACCGGGGGCAAGGCGAGGGTTACTTATGGCGGTGGCTAAGAGCATAGTAGTTATTTTGAATCCGCCCACTTTACTTCCATTAAGATCCATAGCACTAGCTTCATCTTCTTTTTTGGAAAACTAGATATTAGTACACTCGTCGGGAGTACAAACGAAAACATGTGTTATCAATCCACAAGAAGAGAAATGTTCTGTCAAAATGCTCTTGACTTGATCTTCAGGAAGGGAAGTGTCATACCCCAAAACGGCAATGCCATACCAACTGCAGTAGTTTGTTGCATGTTAATAATCAACAACACAAAACAAACATTTTTCaacaaaatgaaaacaaaaagagtATCAACTTACAATCTTTTGTCATTGGCTAGGTCAGAATACAGAGATCTATGATAACGTAATGACACCTGGTAATCCAGGTCTTCTTCCCGGGGTGCAAACTTAACAAGGGCCTTCCAATTTCCAATGTCACATCCATTAAGTTGCAACGCTCTCTCTTTTGCGAGATGTCCATGATAATTAACAAAAGCACGACTGTAACAAAgaacaattattattatttttagctcataaaacaaaataatatattatgtcaCAAATATTAAGACACTAACCTTTCTAAAATAGGGTCTGTGGGAACCTCAACGCTAATGAGGTCGCCACATGATTTGAAGTGATTAATCAGTTCGCTCTTGATTTCATCCGTAGGTCGGCCATGGCTGAATCCTTCAACAGATATCCTAACCCTAATTCGCAGGAgatacaaaaagaaataaaaattattaacacATACAAATATCttcttacaaaataaataaagcatCAATTACCTGGAACTGATGTAATTGAATTTTTCCTTAGCAGCAGGCTCACTATCGAACGGTTCCTAAAATACAACATATGTaatcagatattttttttaatttccgaATATAACAAA
This window encodes:
- the LOC103865050 gene encoding nucleolin 1; translated protein: MDTYSRKRSAPKEPFDSEPAAKEKFNYISSRVRISVEGFSHGRPTDEIKSELINHFKSCGDLISVEVPTDPILESRAFVNYHGHLAKERALQLNGCDIGNWKALVKFAPREEDLDYQVSLRYHRSLYSDLANDKRFWYGIAVLGYDTSLPEDQVKSILTEHFSSCGLITHVFVCTPDECTNI